A single region of the Acidithiobacillus acidisediminis genome encodes:
- a CDS encoding type III restriction-modification system endonuclease, translated as MKLKFKTQAYQTAAVQAVVDCFKGQVPHHGGVRYRLDLGSQKTAPVSTQGLLPLGVRASETALDMEAAFRNADFTLSETALLDNIRAVQHGQNLPVSDALVKTKVARVNLDIEMETGTGKTYCYIKTIFELNKQYGWSKFIIVVPSIAIREGVAKSLQITAEHFLETYHKKARFFIYNSKQLHHLESFSSDAGINVMVINVQAFAARGADNRRIYDVLDDFQSRKPIDVISANRPILILDEPQKMEGAATLKSLEEFKALMVLRYSATHKTTHNKIHRLDALDAYSQKLVKKIAVRGIAVKGLAGTAGYLYLQSIEISSKAPVARVEFEQKLKSGEIKRVVRKISKGDNLFSDGFSNELDQYRGYVVADINANSDTLSFTNGVELTVGDAIGDVTETALRRIQIREAIKAHFDKEQPLFEQGVKVLTLFFIDEVAKYRDYSAPDEKGEYARIFEEEYQLYLNEVLDLDETPYIKYLKGISAEKTHSGYFSIDKKSKRLADPTVAARGENAGLSDDVDAYDLILKDKERLLSFAEPVRFIFSHSALREGWDNPNVFVICALKHSDNTISRRQEVGRGLRLCVNQSGDRMDNPVTVHDINVLTVVASESYREFVTALQKDISESLSARPRVADEAYFTGKVLKTATGDVEVTPQLAKQIYKYLLKHDYTDDADRITSVYHEAKKDGTLAPLPEDLVPHAEQVFQLIDSVFSESQLPDISDDRKPKKNPLNANFEKQEFKALWHRINRKAVYSVDFDSDELVQIAVKTLNDKDAGLRVTPMQYTIQHGEQAAAVTYDEIKAGDAFELKATQTETNRASIHSAVKYDLIGKLAEGTQLTRRTVTEILKGLNATVFAQFKTNPESFIAEAIRLINEQKATVIIEHLAYDPVEDKFDLDIFTAGQTKQDFSNAVKTPRHHIYDFVLPDSGSKRERDFAEALEASTEVIVYAKLPRGFLIPTPVGDYNPDWAISFKEGAVKHIYFVAETKGSMSSMDLREIEETKIKCARKFFDEMNRRFAPENVRYDVVDSFGRLMEIVKT; from the coding sequence ATGAAGCTCAAATTCAAGACGCAGGCCTACCAGACGGCGGCAGTGCAAGCTGTGGTCGACTGCTTCAAGGGGCAGGTTCCGCATCATGGCGGCGTTCGCTACCGGCTCGATCTCGGTAGCCAGAAAACTGCTCCCGTGAGTACGCAGGGGCTGCTTCCGCTGGGGGTCCGGGCGTCTGAAACCGCACTGGACATGGAAGCTGCATTTCGCAACGCCGACTTCACGTTGTCGGAAACAGCGCTGCTCGACAACATCCGAGCCGTGCAGCACGGCCAGAACCTGCCGGTATCTGACGCGCTGGTCAAGACCAAGGTGGCAAGGGTCAATCTCGACATCGAGATGGAAACTGGCACCGGCAAGACCTATTGCTACATCAAGACGATCTTTGAGCTGAACAAGCAATACGGCTGGAGCAAGTTCATCATCGTGGTACCCAGCATCGCCATCCGTGAAGGCGTAGCCAAGTCGCTGCAGATCACTGCAGAGCACTTCCTGGAGACTTACCACAAGAAGGCGCGATTCTTCATCTACAACTCGAAACAGCTGCACCACCTGGAGAGCTTCTCGTCTGACGCGGGCATCAACGTGATGGTGATCAACGTGCAGGCCTTCGCCGCGCGAGGAGCCGACAACCGCCGCATTTATGACGTGCTGGACGATTTCCAGTCGCGCAAGCCCATCGACGTGATCAGCGCTAACCGCCCCATCCTGATCCTGGATGAACCGCAGAAGATGGAAGGCGCGGCGACGTTGAAGTCGCTGGAGGAGTTCAAGGCGCTGATGGTGTTGCGCTACTCGGCCACCCACAAGACCACGCACAACAAGATTCACCGGCTAGACGCGCTGGACGCCTATAGCCAGAAGCTGGTAAAGAAGATCGCGGTGCGCGGCATCGCGGTGAAAGGCCTGGCGGGCACGGCGGGCTATCTGTACTTGCAGTCCATCGAGATTTCGAGCAAGGCGCCTGTGGCCCGTGTTGAGTTCGAGCAGAAGCTGAAAAGCGGCGAGATCAAGCGCGTGGTGCGCAAGATCTCCAAAGGAGACAACCTCTTCTCCGATGGTTTTTCAAACGAGCTGGATCAGTACCGTGGCTATGTAGTCGCGGACATCAACGCCAACTCCGACACCCTGAGCTTCACCAATGGTGTCGAGCTCACCGTCGGGGATGCAATCGGTGATGTGACCGAGACCGCGCTGCGCCGCATTCAAATTCGCGAGGCCATCAAGGCGCACTTCGATAAAGAACAGCCGTTGTTCGAGCAAGGCGTGAAGGTGCTGACGCTCTTCTTCATCGACGAAGTTGCCAAATACCGCGACTACAGCGCACCGGACGAGAAAGGCGAGTACGCCCGCATCTTCGAGGAGGAGTATCAGCTCTACCTCAACGAGGTGCTAGATCTGGATGAGACGCCGTATATCAAGTACCTAAAAGGCATTTCTGCCGAAAAGACGCACAGCGGCTATTTCTCCATCGACAAGAAGAGCAAACGACTGGCCGACCCCACGGTCGCGGCGCGTGGCGAGAACGCGGGGCTTTCCGACGACGTGGACGCCTACGACCTGATCCTGAAGGACAAGGAGCGGCTGCTGTCGTTCGCCGAGCCGGTACGCTTCATCTTCTCCCACTCGGCACTGCGTGAAGGCTGGGACAACCCGAACGTGTTTGTCATCTGCGCACTGAAGCATAGCGATAACACGATTTCCCGCCGCCAGGAGGTGGGGCGTGGCTTGCGGCTGTGCGTCAACCAAAGTGGTGACCGCATGGATAACCCAGTCACGGTACACGACATCAATGTTTTGACCGTGGTGGCCAGCGAGAGCTACAGGGAGTTTGTCACGGCGCTGCAGAAGGACATCAGCGAGTCGCTGTCGGCGCGTCCGCGCGTAGCGGACGAGGCCTACTTCACCGGCAAAGTTCTGAAGACGGCGACTGGTGATGTCGAGGTCACACCGCAACTCGCCAAGCAGATCTACAAATACCTGCTCAAGCACGACTACACCGATGACGCTGACCGCATCACCAGCGTCTACCACGAGGCCAAAAAAGACGGGACACTGGCGCCTTTGCCCGAGGATCTGGTTCCGCACGCCGAGCAGGTTTTCCAATTGATTGACAGCGTGTTCAGCGAGAGCCAGCTGCCTGACATTAGCGACGATCGCAAACCCAAGAAGAACCCGCTCAACGCCAACTTCGAGAAGCAGGAGTTCAAAGCGCTGTGGCATCGGATCAATCGCAAGGCGGTGTACAGCGTCGACTTCGACTCCGATGAACTGGTGCAGATAGCGGTAAAGACTCTCAACGACAAAGATGCTGGGCTTCGTGTGACCCCGATGCAGTACACCATCCAGCACGGCGAACAGGCAGCCGCCGTGACCTATGACGAAATAAAGGCCGGCGATGCCTTCGAATTGAAAGCCACACAGACGGAAACCAACCGCGCCTCGATCCATTCGGCGGTCAAGTACGACCTGATCGGTAAGCTTGCCGAAGGCACTCAGCTGACGCGACGCACGGTGACCGAGATCCTCAAGGGGCTCAACGCGACCGTATTCGCGCAGTTTAAGACCAACCCAGAGAGCTTCATCGCCGAAGCGATTCGCCTGATCAACGAGCAGAAGGCTACCGTCATCATCGAGCATCTGGCCTACGATCCGGTCGAAGACAAGTTCGACCTCGACATCTTCACTGCCGGGCAAACCAAGCAGGACTTCAGCAACGCAGTCAAGACGCCCAGGCACCACATCTACGACTTCGTACTGCCAGATTCCGGCTCGAAGCGGGAGCGTGATTTTGCAGAGGCGTTGGAGGCCAGCACCGAAGTCATTGTGTACGCCAAGCTACCGCGCGGTTTCCTGATCCCGACCCCGGTCGGAGACTACAACCCGGACTGGGCCATCTCGTTCAAGGAAGGCGCGGTGAAGCACATCTACTTCGTTGCAGAAACCAAAGGATCGATGTCCTCGATGGATCTGCGCGAGATCGAAGAAACCAAGATCAAATGCGCCCGCAAGTTCTTTGATGAGATGAACCGCCGTTTCGCCCCGGAGAATGTCAGGTACGACGTGGTGGACAGCTTCGGGAGGCTTATGGAGATAGTTAAAACATGA
- a CDS encoding DUF2130 domain-containing protein — translation MPEIVCPHCHTAFQVDESGYAEILRQVRDKEFNKQVAERLALAERDKETALQLARAQLEQQRQQSVADKDAEIAKLQAQIASLSELSEAKLLNQLQRVAAEKDAQIQALQAKVQAHDTSKALAIRESVESVQKERDELRAALQRAGLEKDLAEKALTERYEMQIRDRDEAIERLRDMKARLSTKMLGETLEQHCEVTFNQIRATAFPNAYFEKDTDARTGSKGDYIFRDFDASDPANPIEIVSIMFEMKNEADTTATKKRNEDFFKELDKDRSEKGCEYAVLVSLLESDSELYNTGIVDVSHRYPKMYVIRPQFFLPMITLLRNAALNSLRYRQELALVKAQNIDITNFEAELEGFKDAFAKNYDLAARKFQAAIDEIDKSIDHLQKTKDALMGTDRNLRLANDKAQNVTIKRLTRGNPTMKAKFDELSE, via the coding sequence ATGCCCGAAATCGTCTGCCCCCACTGCCACACGGCCTTTCAGGTCGATGAGTCTGGCTACGCCGAGATCCTGCGCCAAGTGCGCGACAAGGAGTTCAACAAACAGGTCGCTGAACGCCTAGCCCTGGCGGAGCGCGACAAGGAGACAGCGCTACAACTCGCCCGAGCGCAGCTTGAGCAGCAGCGCCAGCAATCCGTAGCCGACAAGGATGCCGAGATCGCCAAGCTCCAGGCGCAGATCGCCTCCCTCTCGGAGCTCTCGGAGGCCAAACTACTCAACCAACTCCAGCGCGTCGCTGCCGAAAAAGACGCCCAGATACAGGCGCTGCAGGCCAAGGTCCAGGCCCACGACACCAGCAAAGCGCTGGCAATTCGGGAGTCCGTCGAAAGCGTTCAAAAGGAACGGGACGAGTTACGCGCAGCACTGCAAAGGGCAGGGCTCGAGAAGGATTTGGCCGAAAAGGCGCTGACAGAACGGTACGAGATGCAGATCCGGGATCGCGACGAGGCTATCGAGCGGCTGCGCGACATGAAGGCGCGGCTCTCCACCAAGATGCTTGGCGAGACCCTGGAGCAGCACTGCGAAGTCACCTTCAACCAGATCCGCGCCACCGCCTTCCCGAATGCCTACTTCGAGAAGGACACCGACGCCCGCACCGGCAGCAAGGGCGATTATATTTTCCGCGATTTCGACGCCTCCGATCCCGCCAACCCCATTGAGATCGTGTCCATCATGTTCGAGATGAAGAACGAGGCGGACACCACGGCCACCAAGAAGCGCAACGAGGACTTCTTCAAGGAACTCGACAAGGATCGTTCCGAGAAGGGCTGTGAGTACGCCGTGCTGGTATCGCTCCTGGAGTCCGACAGCGAGCTCTACAACACCGGCATCGTCGATGTCTCGCACCGGTACCCCAAAATGTACGTCATCCGCCCGCAGTTCTTCCTGCCGATGATTACCCTACTGCGTAACGCTGCCCTCAATAGCCTCCGCTACCGGCAGGAGCTTGCCCTAGTCAAGGCGCAGAATATCGACATCACCAACTTCGAGGCCGAGCTGGAAGGCTTCAAGGACGCCTTCGCCAAAAACTACGACTTGGCCGCTCGCAAGTTTCAAGCCGCCATCGACGAGATCGACAAGTCCATCGACCACCTGCAGAAAACCAAGGACGCCCTCATGGGCACCGATCGCAACCTGCGCCTAGCCAACGATAAGGCGCAGAACGTTACTATCAAGCGCCTCACCCGGGGCAACCCGACCATGAAAGCAAAGTTCGATGAGCTTTCGGAATAG
- a CDS encoding ATP-binding protein, with protein MTIGPFRGFRTPEPFDLQKRVVLFYGPNGSGKTSFCEGLEYSLLGSVEEAETKRIDGRIYLANLHARHFEPPTLRATDNQDREVAVDSNPDTFRFCFIEKNRIDAFSRIAARPPAQRTELIATLFGMDKFNEFVGHFNESIDQQLVLTTTKQLALTGKRNALAADLGIVNDETQALLDLANEEAALALTHSAGMTYGGLKALIGTADAPSRLQQLEAILNAVPPAAIGLSREGLLSAFEASHQGQEVLIGIAAKLDARSSQVSFKDLYTAVLALQATEGGHCPACDTPLADAKANPFNKAMTGLAHLKELGELQEERKIALDKVAAASRELRRQLANLTAFVATHGEQETPVGRYLAGLAAEPGGDWWAAVYPTRAPQESGTEATAVTLEQILAVADRVAAQDAGSLLAHQERQRNIAERDSLIAFQLLLQAQDSKRQRLVEDVAAAKDRIAAFDADNATLISDVTQEARDIERDAPIKAAYDSFLALLRAYRKQLPGTLMAGLNDAAMNLYNEFNRNDLEPDKLAALHLPLTGEQKIEISFRGNPGVRVDALQILSEGHIRCLGLAILLAKAQSIQSPLIVFDDAINAIDHDHRSGIRETIFESDHFAQTQLIVTCHSNEFIKDIQQHLPTQRRGDCQVYLFRNHNGNYQPRVRGNVQSKNYVVKARASKDALDNREALASCRQALEMLSEKVWRWLASHDLGVLNLRIAGVGAEPGLRNLCEALLKRLNDAATFNHANKPLLVAAYGQILGIPAANLVWTYLNKGTHEEANRDDFDAALVEIVVQTLERLDGLDLRVGR; from the coding sequence ATGACTATCGGCCCCTTCCGAGGCTTTAGGACGCCCGAGCCGTTCGATCTGCAGAAGCGAGTCGTCTTGTTCTATGGCCCCAACGGCAGTGGCAAAACCAGCTTTTGCGAAGGTCTGGAATATAGCCTGCTTGGTTCGGTCGAAGAGGCCGAGACCAAACGCATCGACGGACGTATATATCTCGCCAACCTCCACGCGCGCCACTTTGAGCCGCCGACATTGCGGGCGACGGACAATCAGGACCGGGAAGTCGCGGTCGACTCTAATCCGGACACATTCCGGTTCTGCTTCATCGAGAAGAACCGGATTGACGCATTCTCCCGAATCGCCGCTCGGCCGCCTGCTCAGCGCACCGAACTAATCGCTACACTGTTCGGAATGGACAAATTCAACGAGTTTGTGGGCCACTTCAACGAATCTATTGACCAGCAACTCGTACTGACCACCACCAAGCAACTCGCGCTGACCGGCAAGCGCAACGCCCTGGCTGCTGACCTAGGCATAGTCAATGATGAGACGCAAGCTCTGCTGGACCTGGCGAACGAGGAGGCTGCCCTCGCCCTTACGCACTCTGCGGGCATGACGTATGGGGGGCTCAAGGCACTTATCGGCACAGCCGATGCGCCCAGTCGCCTGCAGCAGCTCGAAGCTATCCTTAACGCCGTGCCACCAGCGGCGATCGGTCTTTCGCGCGAAGGCCTACTGAGCGCCTTCGAGGCGTCGCACCAAGGCCAAGAAGTGCTCATAGGCATCGCCGCCAAGCTCGATGCCCGTAGTAGTCAAGTTTCTTTTAAAGACCTCTACACGGCAGTCCTAGCTCTGCAAGCCACCGAAGGCGGCCACTGCCCAGCATGTGACACGCCGTTGGCGGACGCGAAAGCCAACCCCTTCAACAAGGCCATGACCGGCCTGGCGCACTTGAAGGAGCTCGGCGAATTGCAAGAGGAGCGCAAGATCGCGCTAGACAAAGTAGCCGCTGCGTCGCGCGAGCTCCGTCGGCAGCTTGCCAACCTCACCGCGTTCGTTGCGACCCATGGGGAACAAGAGACGCCGGTGGGCCGATACCTTGCCGGCCTGGCAGCCGAGCCTGGGGGAGATTGGTGGGCGGCGGTCTACCCCACCCGGGCGCCGCAGGAGAGCGGCACTGAAGCCACCGCCGTGACACTCGAGCAGATTTTGGCGGTCGCCGACCGCGTGGCGGCGCAAGACGCTGGCTCGTTGCTGGCCCACCAGGAGCGCCAACGCAACATCGCCGAGCGTGACAGTCTCATCGCTTTCCAACTGCTTCTCCAAGCCCAGGATTCGAAACGTCAGCGACTTGTCGAGGACGTGGCGGCGGCCAAAGACCGGATCGCGGCCTTCGACGCTGACAACGCGACGCTCATCAGTGACGTGACCCAGGAAGCGCGCGACATCGAGCGCGATGCCCCCATCAAGGCCGCATATGACAGCTTCCTGGCCTTGCTAAGAGCCTACCGCAAACAGCTTCCTGGCACCCTCATGGCTGGCCTCAACGACGCGGCTATGAACCTCTACAACGAGTTCAACCGCAATGACTTGGAGCCGGACAAGCTCGCGGCGCTCCATCTGCCGCTAACCGGCGAACAGAAGATAGAGATTTCATTCCGAGGCAATCCGGGCGTTCGCGTGGATGCACTGCAAATCCTCAGCGAGGGCCACATTCGGTGCCTAGGCCTGGCGATCCTGCTCGCGAAGGCCCAGAGTATCCAAAGCCCGTTGATAGTGTTCGACGACGCGATCAACGCTATCGACCACGACCACCGCAGTGGCATCCGCGAGACGATCTTCGAGAGCGACCATTTTGCCCAAACGCAGCTCATCGTCACTTGCCACAGCAACGAGTTCATTAAAGACATCCAGCAGCACTTGCCCACCCAGCGGCGTGGTGATTGCCAGGTCTATTTGTTCCGCAACCACAACGGCAATTATCAGCCTCGCGTGAGAGGCAATGTCCAAAGTAAGAACTATGTGGTGAAGGCCAGGGCATCAAAAGACGCACTGGACAACCGCGAGGCCTTGGCGTCTTGCCGGCAGGCCCTCGAGATGCTGTCTGAGAAGGTGTGGCGCTGGCTCGCCAGCCACGATCTGGGCGTGCTGAATCTGCGGATCGCCGGCGTCGGCGCTGAGCCCGGCTTGCGCAACCTCTGCGAAGCGCTCTTAAAGCGGCTGAACGACGCAGCGACCTTCAATCACGCCAACAAGCCCTTGCTGGTGGCCGCCTACGGTCAGATTCTTGGGATCCCGGCTGCTAATCTAGTGTGGACCTATCTGAACAAGGGCACGCACGAAGAAGCAAACCGTGATGACTTTGACGCTGCCCTTGTGGAAATAGTGGTTCAAACCCTCGAAAGGCTAGATGGCCTTGACCTTCGCGTAGGCAGGTAG
- a CDS encoding site-specific DNA-methyltransferase — protein sequence MEKLKMHSPNLTQDNIARIRELFPGCVTEAKGEDGSVKMAVDFDQLRQELAESIVEGPQERYHLNWPGKREALLTANAPIAKTLRPCRDESVDFDTTKNLFIEGDNLDALKLLQETYLGKVKMIYIDPPYNTGNDFIYEDSFVETAEEYFIRSFQQDDAGNKLVANNESNGRFHSDWLSMIYPRLRLARSLLSDNGLIFISIGDDEQASLKKLCDEVFGEENFLGCACRVSKKANNQGDYWSPNFDYILTYAKNKEFCEVFFGGVNVSAYKHADEDGPRKGEKYQLVRLYMTSLDSMRGCSNQRYYIEAPDGTLLIPPGNTFPATKVDGAGVAPVTGADKVWRWSRETYLNNKDKIVVKRVRSSNLVDSNGNAVLWNVFTKTYLSDVIANSSAKPNSLIEDHINQNSSHELKELGVPFSFAKPSSLIKYLCEISRVKSGEVVMDFFAGSGTTAHGVMDYNSEFGENVRWLLIQLAEPLKFDDKNQKDGYIFCEKQNFPKVIPSLTKERIRRAARAISEAAREETVDLGFRVLTLGTSNMVDVYYAPDAFDKVKFELFVDNIKPDRTPEDLLFQVMLDWGVDLALPITKQSIQGKDVFFVDGNALAACFDAHSGIDEAFVKELAKRQPLRVVFRDAGFKDDATKINVEQIFKLLSPVTEVKSI from the coding sequence ATGGAAAAACTGAAAATGCACTCGCCGAATCTCACGCAGGACAACATCGCCCGCATTCGTGAGCTGTTTCCGGGCTGCGTCACCGAAGCCAAGGGCGAGGACGGCAGCGTGAAAATGGCCGTGGATTTTGACCAGTTGCGGCAAGAGTTGGCCGAGTCGATTGTGGAAGGGCCGCAGGAACGCTACCACCTGAACTGGCCAGGTAAGCGTGAAGCCTTGCTCACAGCCAACGCGCCGATTGCCAAGACGCTGCGCCCCTGCCGCGATGAAAGCGTGGACTTTGATACCACGAAGAACCTGTTTATCGAGGGCGATAATCTCGACGCGCTGAAGCTCTTGCAGGAAACCTATCTAGGCAAGGTCAAGATGATTTACATCGACCCCCCCTACAACACGGGGAACGACTTCATCTATGAGGACAGTTTTGTTGAGACGGCGGAAGAATATTTTATTCGATCTTTTCAACAAGATGATGCTGGGAATAAGCTGGTTGCAAACAATGAATCGAACGGAAGGTTTCACTCTGACTGGCTTAGCATGATTTATCCAAGGCTCAGACTTGCGAGAAGCTTACTGTCAGACAATGGGCTCATCTTTATATCAATCGGCGACGATGAACAAGCATCTCTAAAGAAGTTGTGCGACGAAGTCTTCGGTGAGGAAAATTTTCTAGGATGTGCATGTCGAGTATCAAAGAAGGCAAATAATCAAGGCGATTATTGGTCGCCAAATTTTGACTACATTTTGACATATGCAAAGAACAAAGAATTCTGCGAGGTGTTCTTTGGCGGTGTCAATGTAAGTGCCTATAAGCATGCAGATGAGGATGGTCCTCGGAAAGGTGAAAAGTATCAACTTGTTCGACTGTACATGACTAGCCTGGACTCGATGCGAGGTTGCAGCAATCAGCGATATTACATAGAAGCCCCAGATGGTACTTTGCTAATTCCTCCCGGCAACACTTTTCCCGCAACCAAGGTGGATGGGGCAGGAGTGGCTCCAGTCACGGGTGCGGATAAGGTGTGGAGGTGGAGTCGAGAAACGTATCTCAACAATAAGGACAAGATTGTCGTTAAAAGAGTTCGATCCTCTAATTTAGTTGATTCAAACGGCAATGCGGTGTTATGGAACGTATTCACGAAGACTTATTTGAGTGACGTGATTGCCAATTCGAGTGCCAAGCCAAATAGTCTTATTGAGGATCATATAAATCAAAACAGCTCCCATGAGCTAAAGGAGCTCGGCGTGCCGTTTAGCTTTGCTAAGCCATCATCGTTGATTAAGTACCTATGTGAAATATCGCGCGTCAAGTCCGGAGAAGTGGTTATGGACTTTTTTGCGGGATCGGGAACGACTGCGCACGGCGTCATGGATTACAACTCCGAGTTTGGTGAAAATGTACGGTGGCTACTGATCCAGCTAGCGGAGCCTCTTAAATTCGATGATAAGAATCAGAAGGATGGGTATATCTTCTGCGAAAAGCAGAATTTTCCAAAAGTCATACCTTCTCTGACAAAGGAGAGGATCAGGCGGGCAGCAAGGGCCATATCTGAAGCGGCCCGAGAAGAAACGGTCGACCTTGGTTTTCGTGTCCTGACACTTGGTACCTCCAACATGGTCGACGTTTACTACGCCCCAGATGCGTTCGACAAGGTCAAGTTCGAACTGTTCGTCGATAACATCAAGCCCGACCGCACGCCGGAAGACCTGCTGTTCCAGGTGATGCTGGATTGGGGCGTCGACCTGGCTCTGCCCATTACCAAACAGTCCATTCAGGGCAAGGATGTGTTCTTTGTCGACGGCAACGCACTGGCCGCCTGCTTTGACGCGCACAGTGGCATCGACGAAGCCTTCGTGAAAGAACTGGCCAAGCGCCAACCGCTGCGCGTGGTGTTCCGCGATGCGGGCTTCAAGGACGACGCCACCAAGATCAACGTGGAGCAGATTTTCAAGCTGTTGTCGCCCGTCACCGAAGTGAAGTCCATCTGA
- a CDS encoding RNA-binding domain-containing protein, which produces MEQARLAQLLSELIATWENEVVEFKQADNDYSTDDIGKYFSALANEANLRGAESAWLVFGVSNKTRSVVGSDYRPQADRLQSLKMQIAENAEPRMTFRDIHELHHADGRVVLFEVPAAPRGIPIAWKGHYYARAGESLISLGLDKQDEIRHQTLAQDWTAQVVPDATLADLDTDAIQKARDSFAQKYANRFKPDEVANWPLATFLDRARLTQNGQVTRAALLLLGKAEAAFHLSPHPAQLTWKLEGAERAYEHFAPPFLLSTTRLYQRIRNIQLRILPQDQLILVEVSKYDQKIVLEALHNCIAHQDYTRNGRVLVTELPDKLLFENEGSFFEGLPDEYVEGHKTPRRYRNPFLAQAMAELNMIDTMGYGIHQIYKGQARRYFPLPDYDLSEPGVVKMTVYGGVVDPAYSRLLIQKTDLPLADVLALDRVQKKLPIPDEAAARLKRMQLIEGRKPNFHVSAAVAIVTARKADYIRTRAQDDAFYAKLLTDYLEKFGQASRVEVNKLLLDKLSDALDEKQKVNKISNLLTKLRRRGLIENQGSDHVPRWVLAEKGE; this is translated from the coding sequence ATGGAACAGGCAAGGCTCGCTCAGTTGCTGTCGGAATTGATCGCCACTTGGGAAAATGAGGTGGTCGAGTTCAAACAGGCGGACAATGACTACAGCACCGATGACATCGGGAAGTATTTCTCCGCGCTGGCAAACGAAGCCAACCTGCGCGGCGCTGAGTCCGCCTGGCTGGTGTTCGGCGTGAGCAACAAGACCCGCTCCGTGGTGGGCAGCGACTACCGACCGCAAGCCGATCGCCTGCAATCGCTGAAGATGCAGATTGCCGAAAACGCCGAGCCACGCATGACCTTTCGCGACATACACGAGCTGCATCATGCGGATGGCCGCGTGGTGTTGTTTGAGGTTCCCGCCGCGCCCAGAGGCATTCCGATCGCATGGAAGGGGCATTACTACGCCCGCGCAGGCGAAAGCCTGATTTCGCTGGGGCTGGACAAGCAGGATGAAATACGCCACCAGACCTTGGCGCAGGACTGGACAGCGCAGGTGGTGCCCGACGCTACCCTGGCAGACCTGGATACGGATGCCATACAGAAGGCGCGCGATTCCTTCGCCCAGAAGTACGCCAATCGTTTTAAACCGGATGAGGTGGCGAACTGGCCGCTGGCGACTTTTCTGGATCGCGCCCGGCTAACCCAGAATGGGCAGGTCACACGCGCCGCCTTACTCTTGCTCGGCAAGGCCGAAGCGGCCTTTCACCTGTCGCCGCATCCCGCGCAACTGACCTGGAAGCTGGAGGGGGCGGAGCGCGCCTACGAGCACTTCGCCCCGCCTTTTTTGCTCAGCACCACGCGCTTGTACCAGCGCATCCGCAATATCCAGTTGCGCATCTTGCCGCAGGATCAGCTGATCCTGGTCGAGGTCTCCAAGTACGACCAGAAGATCGTGCTGGAAGCGCTGCATAACTGCATTGCCCATCAGGACTACACACGCAATGGCCGTGTTCTGGTGACCGAGTTGCCGGACAAGTTGCTGTTCGAGAATGAAGGCAGCTTCTTCGAGGGTCTGCCTGACGAATACGTCGAAGGGCACAAGACGCCGCGCCGCTACCGAAACCCGTTCCTCGCCCAGGCAATGGCCGAGCTGAACATGATCGACACGATGGGCTACGGCATTCACCAGATTTACAAAGGTCAGGCTCGGCGTTATTTCCCGCTGCCCGACTACGACCTGAGCGAACCCGGTGTGGTGAAGATGACGGTCTACGGCGGTGTAGTCGATCCGGCATACAGCCGCCTGTTAATCCAGAAAACCGACCTGCCGCTGGCCGACGTACTGGCGCTGGACCGGGTGCAGAAGAAACTGCCCATCCCCGATGAGGCCGCAGCTCGTCTGAAACGGATGCAACTGATCGAGGGGCGCAAGCCCAACTTCCATGTGTCGGCCGCCGTAGCCATCGTTACGGCGAGGAAAGCGGACTACATCCGGACACGGGCACAGGATGATGCGTTCTACGCCAAGCTGTTGACGGATTACCTCGAAAAGTTTGGGCAGGCGAGTCGCGTGGAGGTCAACAAGCTACTGCTGGACAAGCTCAGCGATGCGCTGGATGAGAAGCAAAAAGTCAATAAGATCAGTAATCTGCTCACGAAATTGAGGCGTCGGGGTTTGATCGAGAACCAGGGCAGTGACCATGTCCCTCGGTGGGTGCTTGCAGAGAAGGGCGAATGA